In Chlorogloeopsis sp. ULAP01, the following are encoded in one genomic region:
- a CDS encoding NUDIX hydrolase, with protein MNILAFFTVAIQSTRNLWRYGQTVLGIIFRHPIPGTSIIPILPDGRIVLIRRRDNGRWALPGGMVDWGEDIPNAVRRELMEETGLELAKIKRLVGVYSAPDRDPRIHSICVVVEAEVQGEMEIQDTLEVLEIKAFHLNSLPPEQMSHDHSRQLEDYLQGLTTLA; from the coding sequence TTGAATATTCTAGCTTTTTTTACTGTGGCTATCCAATCCACACGTAACTTATGGCGATATGGACAAACTGTACTGGGGATTATTTTCCGTCATCCAATCCCTGGCACAAGCATTATTCCGATTTTGCCTGATGGGCGGATTGTATTGATCCGACGGCGAGATAATGGTCGTTGGGCATTACCAGGAGGCATGGTGGATTGGGGGGAAGATATACCTAATGCAGTTCGACGGGAGTTGATGGAGGAAACAGGGCTGGAGTTAGCGAAGATAAAGCGTTTAGTTGGAGTTTACTCCGCTCCAGATCGCGATCCTAGAATCCATTCGATTTGTGTTGTTGTAGAAGCAGAAGTACAAGGAGAAATGGAAATTCAAGACACACTAGAAGTTCTGGAAATTAAGGCTTTTCATCTCAATTCTCTACCCCCAGAACAAATGTCTCACGATCATAGTCGCCAGTTAGAAGATTACTTGCAAGGCTTGACAACTTTGGCATAA
- a CDS encoding alpha/beta hydrolase: MNNLFRNSRRKTSQGLIFWCEAGEGIPIIFLHGTWNDSSQWVAAMELLSQDFHCLSVDLLGFGESDYPNIHYSIDLQVECLAELLQALKIGKVYLIGHSLGGWIAASYALKYPEQIYGLVLLAPEGVDVEGLEQCWQTKQDLMKRPLWLFKVLRLLRPLTKKLRLNSKLEEEWQQRQMMLRYTTSSQLLFLRQLPEIRAELLQDKLNFLTVPVLILQGGKDSPDALAKSEIYARETPKTELKIIDHAGNNLPENCTKVVVEDIKNFVKRVSG, encoded by the coding sequence ATGAATAATTTATTTCGTAATTCCCGGAGAAAGACTTCTCAAGGGTTAATCTTCTGGTGTGAAGCAGGTGAGGGAATTCCCATAATTTTCCTACATGGTACTTGGAATGATAGTAGCCAATGGGTAGCAGCAATGGAATTACTCTCACAAGATTTTCATTGTTTGTCAGTAGATTTACTTGGATTTGGTGAATCAGATTATCCTAATATCCACTACTCAATAGATTTACAAGTCGAGTGTCTTGCTGAACTTCTGCAAGCTTTGAAGATAGGGAAAGTTTACTTAATAGGACATTCGCTCGGAGGTTGGATTGCTGCTAGCTATGCTTTGAAGTATCCAGAACAAATTTATGGCTTGGTACTTTTAGCACCAGAGGGTGTAGATGTTGAAGGATTAGAACAGTGTTGGCAGACAAAACAGGATTTGATGAAACGCCCTCTTTGGTTATTTAAAGTATTGCGGTTACTTCGCCCATTAACCAAGAAACTACGTTTAAATTCTAAATTAGAAGAAGAGTGGCAACAACGACAAATGATGTTGCGGTACACTACAAGTAGTCAGTTATTATTCCTGCGTCAACTGCCAGAAATTCGTGCCGAGTTACTGCAAGATAAATTAAATTTTCTTACAGTTCCAGTGTTAATTTTGCAAGGTGGAAAAGATTCGCCAGATGCTTTAGCTAAAAGCGAAATTTATGCTAGAGAAACTCCAAAGACTGAGTTAAAAATTATTGATCACGCCGGAAATAATTTACCAGAAAATTGTACTAAGGTCGTGGTTGAAGATATTAAGAATTTTGTCAAAAGAGTTAGTGGTTAG
- a CDS encoding pantothenate kinase codes for MWLALMIGNSRLHWGWFEGETLCYTWDTNHLSESSVQEPAKCQTLDDLLKNLSPSPPLPLSPSPLPPLILASVVPSQTALWQIYPNVRIITLEQVPLQGLYPTLGIDRALGLWGAGKTWGFPMLIIDAGTALTFTGANGNQNLVGGAILPGLVLQLGTLANRTGQLPNVELPQQLPQRFALTTPEAMQSGVIYTLLAGIKDFVEAWWRSHPESKIAITGGDRTLLVNYLQSQFPEIANRLMVEPNLIFWGIREIVISH; via the coding sequence ATGTGGTTAGCTTTAATGATTGGCAATTCCCGGTTGCACTGGGGTTGGTTTGAAGGCGAAACTCTTTGCTACACTTGGGATACAAATCATCTATCTGAATCTTCTGTACAGGAACCAGCTAAATGTCAAACCCTTGACGACTTGCTAAAAAATCTCTCCCCCTCTCCCCCTCTCCCCCTCTCCCCCTCTCCCCTTCCTCCCCTAATCCTCGCCTCAGTAGTACCCAGCCAAACTGCACTGTGGCAAATTTATCCAAATGTTCGGATTATCACCTTAGAGCAAGTACCCCTCCAGGGATTGTATCCGACTCTTGGAATTGACCGTGCCTTAGGGCTGTGGGGTGCAGGGAAAACTTGGGGTTTTCCTATGTTGATAATAGATGCAGGCACAGCATTGACTTTTACTGGTGCAAATGGTAATCAAAATCTTGTCGGGGGTGCGATTCTTCCGGGATTAGTTTTACAGCTGGGAACTCTTGCTAATAGAACTGGGCAATTACCAAATGTGGAGTTACCCCAGCAACTTCCGCAACGATTTGCTTTAACTACTCCAGAGGCAATGCAAAGTGGAGTGATTTACACTCTATTAGCTGGAATCAAAGATTTTGTAGAAGCATGGTGGCGCTCACATCCTGAAAGTAAGATTGCGATTACTGGGGGCGATCGCACTTTGTTAGTAAACTATCTTCAATCCCAATTTCCAGAGATTGCCAATCGTTTGATGGTAGAACCAAATTTGATATTTTGGGGAATACGGGAAATAGTCATTAGTCATTAG
- a CDS encoding diflavin flavoprotein — protein sequence MVALAENPKKRLTVQVAEIAPETTTIRSLDWDRDRFDIEFGLQNGTTYNSFIIRGEQTALVDTSHEKFRQLFLDTLKNQINPVDIDYLIISHTEPDHSGLVKDVLQLAPDVTVVGSKVAIQFLEDLVHQPFKRRIVKNGDRLDLGNGHELEFVIAPNLHWPDTIFTYDHKTQILFTCDAFGLHYCSDATFDEDLEAISPDFQFYYECLMAPNARSVLSAMKRMGELEKIGMIATGHGPLLYHNVEELTGRYRKWSQSQTKAETVVGIFYVSEYGFSDRLAQSITNGIAKTGVAVEWVDLKSADLQELQEIVGRCTGIVVGTPPTSDTAAQTALSAVLGAVKEKQAVGIFETGGGDDEPIDPLLSKFRDLGLTPVFPAIRIKEMPTDNIYKLCEEAGTDLGQWVTRDKSIKAMKSLGADLDKALGKLSGGLYIITAKKGDVKSAMLASWVSQASFKPIGISIAVAKDRAIESLMQVGDKFVLNVLEEGNYQGLMKHFLKRFAPGADRFEGVRTQAAENGAPILTDALAYMECEVLSRMDGGDHWIVYSTVYAGRVSKPDALTAVHHRKVGNHY from the coding sequence ATGGTAGCACTCGCCGAAAATCCAAAGAAAAGACTGACTGTTCAGGTTGCTGAAATTGCGCCGGAAACAACAACAATTCGTTCTCTAGATTGGGATCGCGATCGCTTCGACATTGAATTCGGTTTGCAAAACGGTACTACCTACAACTCGTTCATCATTCGCGGTGAGCAGACGGCATTAGTCGATACTTCCCACGAAAAGTTTCGTCAGTTATTTTTAGATACTCTCAAAAATCAGATTAATCCAGTAGATATAGATTATTTAATTATCAGCCACACCGAGCCAGACCACAGTGGCTTAGTTAAAGATGTCCTGCAACTTGCGCCTGATGTTACTGTTGTTGGTTCTAAGGTAGCAATCCAGTTTTTGGAGGACTTGGTACATCAGCCCTTCAAACGGCGAATTGTTAAAAATGGCGATCGCCTAGATTTGGGTAATGGACACGAACTAGAATTCGTGATTGCACCAAACTTACATTGGCCTGATACTATCTTTACCTACGACCACAAAACCCAAATCCTGTTTACCTGTGATGCTTTTGGGTTGCACTATTGCTCGGATGCTACTTTTGACGAAGATCTAGAAGCAATATCACCAGATTTTCAGTTCTACTATGAATGCCTGATGGCTCCTAATGCCCGCTCGGTGCTGTCTGCAATGAAGCGTATGGGTGAATTGGAAAAAATCGGCATGATTGCAACAGGTCACGGCCCTTTACTCTACCACAACGTTGAAGAACTGACCGGACGCTATCGCAAGTGGAGCCAATCTCAAACCAAAGCAGAAACTGTGGTTGGCATATTTTACGTTTCAGAATACGGCTTTAGCGATCGCCTTGCCCAAAGCATCACTAATGGCATTGCCAAAACTGGTGTGGCAGTAGAATGGGTGGATCTCAAGTCAGCAGATTTGCAAGAACTCCAAGAAATTGTCGGTAGGTGTACAGGAATTGTCGTGGGGACACCACCAACGTCTGATACTGCTGCTCAGACTGCTTTGAGTGCGGTTTTAGGCGCTGTCAAAGAAAAGCAAGCTGTAGGGATATTTGAGACAGGTGGTGGCGATGATGAGCCAATCGATCCACTTTTAAGTAAATTCCGGGATTTAGGTTTAACACCAGTCTTCCCGGCAATTCGGATCAAAGAAATGCCCACAGACAATATTTATAAGCTGTGTGAAGAGGCAGGAACAGACTTAGGACAGTGGGTGACACGCGATAAAAGCATCAAAGCGATGAAATCTCTTGGTGCTGATTTAGACAAAGCTTTAGGCAAACTTAGTGGTGGACTATATATCATTACTGCTAAAAAAGGCGATGTGAAAAGTGCAATGCTTGCATCTTGGGTAAGTCAAGCCAGCTTCAAGCCTATAGGAATATCAATTGCAGTGGCAAAAGACAGGGCGATTGAATCACTCATGCAAGTAGGTGATAAGTTTGTACTTAACGTCCTCGAAGAAGGAAATTACCAAGGCTTAATGAAGCATTTCCTCAAACGTTTTGCCCCTGGTGCTGATCGCTTTGAAGGAGTTAGAACCCAGGCAGCCGAAAACGGTGCGCCTATTCTTACTGATGCATTGGCTTACATGGAGTGTGAAGTTCTGAGCAGAATGGATGGTGGCGATCATTGGATTGTCTACAGTACTGTATATGCTGGACGGGTAAGTAAGCCAGATGCACTGACTGCCGTACATCATCGTAAAGTTGGAAATCATTATTAA
- a CDS encoding diflavin flavoprotein, producing MTSTKPRDVQVLPIATDTTILRSRSWTRLRFEIEYALAKGTTANSYLIQGDKVALIDPPGETFTEIYLDTLRQRFDLKQIDYVILGHVNPNRAATLKVLLERAPQITFVCSNPGAINLRGALENPDLPILVKRGEETLDLGKGHHLQFIPTPNPRYPDQLCTYDPQTEILYTDKLFGAHICSDQVFDEGWQIFLEDRRYYFECLMAPHARQVETSLEKLADLQVRMYAPNHGPLVRYGLIELTKAYREWSQQQTSQDTTVALIYASAYGNTATLAQAIAHGITKAGISVESINCEVAAPEEIQTAVEKAAGFIIGSPTLGGHAPTPVQTALGIVLSSAAKNKLAGVFGSYGWSGEAVDLLEGKLKDAGYQFGFDTIRVKFKPNDATLQMCEEAGTDFAQALKKAKKVRTPSQPATTVEQAVGRVVGSLCVLTAKQGDISSAMLASWVSQASFSPPGFTVAVAKDRAVEPLTHSGNKFVLNILKEGEHIGLMKHFLKPFSPAQDRFAGVATQEAENGNPVLADALAYLECTVQSRMEAGDHWLVYATVDDGKVLNPDGVTAVHHRKSGNHY from the coding sequence ATGACATCTACAAAACCCCGTGACGTTCAAGTTCTCCCTATTGCTACCGATACGACAATACTGCGATCGCGCAGTTGGACAAGACTCCGATTTGAAATTGAATACGCCCTTGCTAAAGGTACAACTGCAAATTCTTATTTAATTCAAGGGGACAAAGTTGCCCTCATTGATCCTCCCGGAGAAACTTTTACGGAAATTTACTTAGATACATTACGACAAAGGTTTGATTTAAAACAAATTGATTATGTGATTCTTGGGCATGTCAATCCTAACCGCGCCGCAACTCTAAAAGTATTACTAGAACGTGCGCCACAGATAACTTTTGTTTGTTCTAATCCTGGGGCGATCAATTTGCGAGGGGCATTAGAGAACCCAGATTTGCCTATTCTTGTTAAACGTGGGGAAGAAACCCTAGATTTAGGCAAAGGTCATCACTTACAATTCATTCCAACCCCTAACCCACGCTATCCCGATCAGCTTTGCACTTACGATCCGCAAACAGAAATTTTATACACAGATAAACTCTTTGGAGCGCATATATGCAGTGATCAAGTATTTGATGAAGGTTGGCAAATTTTTCTCGAAGACCGACGCTATTATTTTGAGTGTCTAATGGCTCCCCATGCGCGTCAGGTCGAAACATCCCTAGAAAAGCTTGCTGATTTGCAAGTCAGAATGTATGCACCCAATCACGGGCCTCTGGTGCGTTATGGCTTAATTGAACTCACCAAAGCATATCGGGAGTGGAGCCAACAGCAAACCTCCCAAGATACTACAGTGGCATTAATTTATGCTTCGGCTTACGGGAATACCGCAACCTTAGCACAAGCGATCGCCCACGGTATTACTAAGGCTGGTATCAGCGTCGAATCTATTAACTGCGAAGTCGCCGCTCCTGAGGAAATTCAAACTGCTGTGGAAAAAGCAGCAGGTTTCATTATTGGTTCTCCAACTCTTGGCGGTCATGCACCCACACCAGTGCAAACTGCTTTAGGTATTGTACTTTCCAGTGCTGCCAAAAACAAACTCGCTGGTGTATTTGGTTCCTATGGTTGGAGTGGCGAGGCGGTTGATTTACTTGAAGGTAAACTCAAAGATGCTGGCTATCAGTTTGGTTTTGATACCATCAGAGTCAAATTTAAACCAAATGATGCCACCCTGCAAATGTGCGAAGAAGCAGGAACCGACTTTGCTCAAGCTCTGAAAAAAGCCAAAAAAGTACGCACTCCCAGCCAACCAGCGACTACAGTTGAACAAGCTGTTGGGCGAGTAGTTGGTTCTTTGTGCGTTCTCACTGCCAAACAGGGCGATATCTCTAGTGCAATGTTGGCTTCTTGGGTATCGCAAGCCAGTTTTAGTCCTCCTGGTTTTACTGTTGCCGTTGCGAAAGATCGTGCAGTAGAACCACTGACACATTCAGGTAATAAATTTGTCCTCAATATTCTTAAAGAAGGCGAGCACATAGGTTTGATGAAGCACTTCCTCAAGCCTTTTAGCCCGGCACAAGATCGTTTTGCTGGAGTAGCTACTCAAGAAGCCGAAAATGGTAACCCTGTCCTTGCAGATGCCTTAGCATACTTGGAATGCACCGTACAAAGCCGAATGGAAGCTGGCGATCATTGGCTTGTGTATGCAACTGTAGATGACGGCAAAGTGCTAAATCCTGATGGTGTAACTGCTGTGCATCATCGCAAATCAGGGAATCATTATTAA
- a CDS encoding carboxymuconolactone decarboxylase family protein, giving the protein MEFTIHTIETAPEDSKEALVHAQKTFGFIPNLEGVFAEAPALLKGSITLWDLFATTSFSPIEQQVIYLTANYEHECHYCMAAHSGLAKMIGMPVSDIQALRNGTPLNNPKLQTLRHFTQRMIQTRGWIEDSKIEEFIAAGYSNRQVLEVILGIAIKIIHNYTNHIAQTPLDKEFQPYKWSKPIVNI; this is encoded by the coding sequence ATGGAATTTACGATTCACACAATTGAAACAGCTCCAGAAGACTCCAAAGAAGCTTTAGTTCACGCTCAAAAGACGTTTGGTTTTATCCCAAATTTGGAAGGTGTTTTTGCTGAAGCTCCTGCTTTGCTTAAAGGTTCAATAACGCTATGGGATTTGTTCGCAACCACAAGTTTCAGCCCAATTGAACAACAAGTGATTTATTTGACTGCAAATTATGAGCATGAATGTCATTATTGCATGGCGGCACATTCTGGCTTGGCAAAAATGATTGGAATGCCAGTCAGTGATATTCAAGCGCTTCGCAACGGTACACCGTTAAATAATCCCAAACTACAGACTTTGCGTCATTTTACCCAGCGCATGATTCAAACTCGTGGTTGGATTGAAGATAGTAAGATTGAAGAGTTTATCGCGGCTGGCTATAGCAACAGACAAGTGCTGGAAGTAATTTTGGGCATTGCCATCAAAATCATACATAACTATACAAATCACATTGCTCAAACCCCTCTAGATAAGGAATTTCAGCCATACAAGTGGTCAAAACCGATAGTGAATATATAG